In a genomic window of Bradyrhizobium ontarionense:
- a CDS encoding dicarboxylate/amino acid:cation symporter, whose protein sequence is MSNRFTQYILIAMVLGIVMGTLIFNLMPDSRAELAADINLIAMLFLRLIKMIIAPLVFATLVGGIAHMGSGAKLGRIFAKTMGWFLSASFVSLLLGLVMVNLLQPGANFPGALPDKTQSTGLPVSAFSVEKFLTHLIPTSIADAMAQNEILQIVIFAVFFSVAMGALPERSKTLLQLIDDIGHIMLKVTGYVMLFAPLAVWAAITATVAKNGLGVLWKLIVFMGGFYLSLLILWAILVVVGFVVIGPRYSHLLKLIREPLMIAFSTASSEAAYPKTLEGLNRFGASKRISSFVLPLGYSFNLDGTMMYCTFASIFIAQTYKIEMSLGTQLAMLATLMVTSKGVAGVPRASLVVIASTLSQFGIPEAGLLMIMGIDTFLDMGRSATNVIGNTLATSVVAKWEGELGPEHALGPSDVVPPDMIPGEVPAMAGH, encoded by the coding sequence ATGTCGAACAGGTTCACGCAATACATCCTGATTGCGATGGTGCTTGGCATCGTGATGGGGACGCTGATCTTCAATTTGATGCCGGATAGCCGGGCTGAGCTTGCCGCCGACATCAACCTGATCGCCATGCTGTTCCTGCGGCTCATCAAGATGATCATCGCGCCGCTGGTGTTTGCGACCCTGGTCGGCGGCATCGCCCATATGGGCTCCGGAGCGAAGCTCGGGCGCATCTTCGCCAAGACGATGGGATGGTTCCTGAGCGCCTCCTTCGTGTCACTCCTGCTCGGCCTCGTGATGGTCAATCTGCTGCAGCCCGGCGCGAACTTCCCGGGAGCCCTGCCGGACAAGACCCAATCGACCGGCCTGCCGGTGTCGGCGTTCTCGGTGGAGAAATTCCTGACTCATCTGATTCCGACCTCGATCGCGGATGCGATGGCGCAGAACGAGATCCTGCAGATCGTGATCTTCGCGGTCTTCTTCTCGGTTGCGATGGGCGCACTGCCGGAGCGGTCGAAGACGCTGCTGCAGCTGATCGACGATATCGGCCATATCATGCTGAAGGTGACGGGCTACGTCATGCTGTTCGCGCCGCTCGCGGTCTGGGCCGCGATCACCGCGACGGTGGCCAAGAACGGGCTGGGCGTGCTGTGGAAGCTGATCGTGTTCATGGGCGGCTTCTATCTGTCGCTCCTGATCCTGTGGGCGATCCTGGTGGTGGTCGGCTTCGTGGTGATCGGGCCGCGCTACAGCCATCTGTTGAAGCTGATCCGCGAGCCGCTGATGATCGCGTTCTCGACTGCGAGCTCGGAAGCGGCCTACCCGAAGACGCTCGAGGGCCTGAACCGCTTCGGTGCTTCAAAGCGCATATCGAGCTTCGTGCTGCCGCTCGGCTATTCCTTCAATCTCGACGGCACGATGATGTATTGCACGTTCGCCAGCATCTTCATCGCCCAGACCTACAAGATCGAGATGTCGCTGGGGACCCAGCTGGCCATGCTCGCGACCTTGATGGTGACCTCGAAGGGCGTGGCTGGCGTGCCGCGGGCGTCACTGGTGGTGATCGCCTCGACGCTGTCGCAGTTCGGCATTCCGGAGGCGGGGCTGCTGATGATCATGGGTATCGACACCTTCCTCGACATGGGACGCAGCGCCACCAACGTGATCGGCAACACGCTTGCGACCTCGGTGGTCGCGAAGTGGGAAGGCGAGCTCGGGCCGGAGCATGCGCTCGGGCCGTCCGACGTGGTGCCGCCGGACATGATTCCCGGCGAGGTCCCGGCCATGGCCGGACACTGA
- a CDS encoding amino acid ABC transporter substrate-binding protein — MRRRAGFARVAVGAVLAFAFARSAVAQSGGGEGLSPTLAAIKTRHVVHLGYRESSPPFSFLDQAGRPIGYSLELCEAIVEEIGTEIDDPALRIEHVKVTSDDRIAAVVDGKIDLECGSTTANAERAKQVAFSPLMFVAGTKLMVPKGSAISAATDLKGKTVVVTKGTTNEVAMHDVDKKFALGLTVVTAPDHEQSYQMLVNGKVDAFATDDILLSGLIARHKSQDKFLVAGDYLSYEPYGIMFRKGEPQLTTVVERAFRRLGSNHDLIPLYNKWFVGRLPTGERLNVAISPQLEQAFHVLDDSPGANN, encoded by the coding sequence ATGCGCCGTCGCGCAGGCTTCGCACGGGTCGCGGTCGGCGCAGTGCTCGCCTTCGCTTTCGCACGCTCTGCTGTGGCGCAGAGCGGAGGCGGCGAAGGTTTGTCGCCGACGCTTGCCGCGATCAAGACGCGGCATGTCGTCCATCTCGGCTACCGCGAGAGCTCGCCGCCGTTCTCCTTCCTGGATCAGGCGGGACGGCCGATCGGCTATAGTCTCGAGCTGTGCGAAGCCATCGTCGAGGAGATCGGCACCGAGATCGACGATCCCGCCTTGCGGATCGAGCATGTCAAGGTGACCTCCGACGACCGCATCGCCGCGGTGGTGGACGGCAAGATCGATCTCGAATGCGGCTCGACCACCGCCAATGCCGAACGCGCCAAGCAGGTGGCTTTCTCGCCGCTGATGTTCGTCGCCGGCACCAAGCTGATGGTGCCGAAGGGCTCGGCGATCTCGGCCGCGACCGATCTCAAGGGCAAGACCGTCGTGGTGACCAAAGGCACCACCAATGAAGTCGCGATGCACGACGTCGACAAGAAGTTCGCGCTTGGCCTCACGGTCGTGACCGCGCCCGATCACGAGCAATCCTACCAGATGCTGGTGAACGGCAAGGTCGATGCGTTCGCCACCGACGACATCCTGCTCTCCGGCCTGATCGCGCGGCACAAGTCGCAGGACAAGTTCCTGGTCGCCGGGGATTACCTGTCCTACGAACCCTACGGAATCATGTTCCGCAAGGGCGAGCCGCAGCTCACCACCGTGGTCGAGCGCGCCTTCCGCAGGCTCGGCTCCAACCACGACCTGATTCCGCTCTACAACAAATGGTTCGTCGGCCGTCTGCCGACCGGGGAGCGGCTCAACGTGGCGATCTCTCCGCAGCTCGAGCAGGCCTTCCACGTGCTCGACGACAGTCCTGGCGCGAACAACTGA
- a CDS encoding ATP-grasp domain-containing protein, with protein sequence MPTVPRILIGAIKRYCAERAIALDIRADGWLFVLDHPAGRHLIFGYDLGLNSAVAHRLASDKAAAAELLALSGVPAVPHTFFIAPAFSGRAEPPWPSMFELLEAHPRGGVVKPNEGTSGRSVTRVATRDELKRAAGAIFDIGVNVAVSPFVEIEDEVRVVQLDEAPLIVYRKQRPSVTGDGEQSLQELALAAVAPVGRERMLARLRAELSVAELAAVVPADARRLLNWRHNLEAGATPVLLDSGPARDACVALARTAAGAIGIRFASIDVVQVNGSWQVLEINSGMVMEVLGRFHPDLVYAVYRTALDEIFGQL encoded by the coding sequence ATGCCGACCGTCCCTCGGATCCTGATCGGTGCAATCAAGCGCTACTGCGCCGAGCGCGCGATCGCGCTCGATATCCGGGCGGACGGCTGGCTATTCGTGCTCGATCATCCCGCCGGACGCCACCTGATCTTCGGCTATGACCTTGGGCTGAACAGTGCCGTGGCGCACAGATTGGCCAGCGACAAGGCGGCGGCCGCGGAGCTGCTGGCGCTGTCAGGAGTGCCCGCGGTGCCGCATACGTTCTTCATTGCGCCTGCGTTCAGCGGGCGCGCGGAACCGCCCTGGCCTTCGATGTTCGAATTGCTCGAAGCCCATCCGCGCGGCGGCGTCGTCAAACCCAATGAAGGGACCTCCGGTCGTTCGGTCACGCGCGTGGCAACGCGGGACGAGCTGAAGCGAGCGGCCGGCGCCATCTTCGACATCGGCGTGAACGTCGCGGTCTCCCCCTTCGTGGAGATCGAGGACGAAGTCCGTGTCGTGCAGCTCGACGAGGCACCGCTGATCGTCTACCGCAAGCAGCGGCCCAGCGTGACCGGCGACGGTGAGCAATCGTTGCAGGAATTGGCGCTCGCGGCAGTGGCGCCCGTCGGTCGCGAGCGGATGCTGGCGCGCCTGCGAGCCGAGCTCAGCGTGGCCGAACTCGCGGCTGTGGTGCCCGCTGATGCGCGGCGGCTCCTCAACTGGCGGCATAATCTCGAAGCGGGCGCAACGCCGGTGCTGCTGGACAGCGGCCCGGCGCGCGATGCCTGCGTTGCGCTGGCAAGGACGGCCGCAGGGGCCATCGGCATCCGCTTCGCATCGATCGATGTGGTGCAGGTGAATGGAAGCTGGCAGGTACTGGAGATCAATTCCGGCATGGTGATGGAAGTACTCGGCAGGTTCCATCCTGATCTGGTCTATGCGGTGTACCGCACCGCGCTGGACGAGATCTTTGGGCAGCTGTGA
- a CDS encoding ferredoxin--NADP reductase, producing MSAFYKEKVLSVQHWTDTLFSFKATRDAGFRFQNGQFAMIGLEVEGRPLLRAYSMASANHEEELEFFSIKVQDGPLTSRLQKIKEGDTILVGRKATGTLIPDNLLPGSRLLLLSTGTGLAPFVSLIKDPDVYDRFESIVLVHGCRQVAELAYGESVVATLRDDELFGPLLSEKLAYYPTVTREPFRNRGRITDLISSEQLFNDLGQPPLDIAKDRIMMCGSPAMLDELKGMFESGGFLEGSGNTPGHFVIEKAFVER from the coding sequence ATGAGCGCGTTCTACAAAGAGAAAGTTCTTTCCGTTCAGCACTGGACGGACACCCTGTTCTCCTTCAAGGCGACCCGCGACGCGGGCTTCCGTTTCCAGAATGGCCAGTTCGCCATGATCGGCCTCGAGGTCGAGGGCAGGCCGCTGTTGCGCGCCTACAGCATGGCGAGCGCCAATCACGAGGAGGAGCTCGAGTTCTTCAGCATCAAGGTGCAGGACGGACCGCTGACGTCGCGGCTGCAGAAGATCAAGGAAGGCGACACCATCCTGGTCGGCCGCAAGGCCACGGGCACGCTGATCCCCGACAACCTGCTGCCCGGCAGCCGGCTGCTGCTGCTGTCGACCGGCACCGGCCTTGCGCCGTTCGTGAGCCTGATCAAGGATCCCGACGTCTATGACCGGTTCGAGAGCATCGTCCTGGTCCATGGCTGTCGCCAGGTCGCCGAGCTGGCCTATGGCGAGAGCGTCGTCGCGACGCTGCGGGATGACGAGCTGTTCGGCCCGCTGTTGTCGGAGAAGCTCGCCTATTACCCGACCGTCACCCGCGAGCCGTTCCGGAACCGTGGTCGCATCACGGACCTGATCTCCTCGGAGCAGCTGTTCAACGATCTCGGCCAGCCGCCGCTGGATATCGCCAAGGACCGCATCATGATGTGCGGCAGCCCGGCGATGCTGGACGAGCTCAAGGGCATGTTCGAATCCGGAGGCTTCCTCGAAGGCAGCGGCAACACGCCTGGTCATTTCGTGATCGAGAAGGCCTTCGTCGAGCGCTGA
- a CDS encoding acyl-CoA synthetase: protein MGSIVRRQTLGDLLRRSAARTPRKTAVICGDVSWTYAEFNDIADRLAAGLASRGVGRGERVAILARNSHAFAALRFALARLGAVLVPINFMLKPEEVAYILKHAGARLLATDSGFAGVARAAKALAPSVEQLIWLPSESPSERQADMIDFAELASCTASVPEVELAGSDVAQIVYTSGTESLPKGAMLTHDAVIWQYVSCVVDAGIAADDVTLHALPLYHCAQLDVFFGPSIYVGATNIITAFPTPDNLLPLIAKYHISSFFAPPTVWISILRSPLFETTDVSTLRKGYYGASIMPVEVLRELAQRLPKVRLWNLYGQTEIAPLATMLGPEDQLRKPGSCGRAVLNVETRVVDDDMNDVAPGAVGEVVHRSPHLMLGYFHDDERTAAAFQGDWFHSGDLATIDDEGYITIVDRKKDMIKTGGENVASREVEEALYLIPEVSEVAVVGLPHPRWVEAVVAMVVVKSGCELTEEAVLKQASARLASFKAPKRVVFVDALPKNPSGKLLKRQLREAHSGLFAQG, encoded by the coding sequence ATGGGTTCCATCGTACGGCGGCAGACGCTCGGTGACCTCCTGCGCCGGAGCGCGGCGCGCACGCCCCGCAAGACGGCCGTGATCTGCGGCGATGTCAGCTGGACCTACGCCGAATTCAACGACATCGCTGACCGCTTGGCTGCAGGGCTCGCATCCCGCGGCGTCGGCAGGGGCGAGCGTGTCGCGATCCTCGCCCGCAACTCGCATGCCTTCGCAGCGCTGCGCTTCGCGTTGGCGCGGCTCGGCGCCGTTCTGGTGCCGATCAACTTCATGTTGAAGCCCGAGGAGGTCGCCTACATCCTCAAGCATGCCGGGGCGCGGTTGCTCGCGACCGACAGCGGCTTTGCCGGCGTGGCGCGCGCCGCCAAGGCGCTGGCGCCGTCGGTCGAGCAGCTGATCTGGCTCCCCTCGGAGAGCCCGAGCGAGCGCCAGGCCGACATGATCGACTTCGCCGAGCTCGCGTCCTGCACCGCGTCCGTGCCCGAGGTCGAGCTCGCCGGCAGCGACGTCGCGCAGATCGTCTACACGTCGGGCACGGAGTCGCTGCCGAAGGGCGCGATGCTGACCCATGACGCGGTGATCTGGCAGTATGTCAGCTGCGTCGTCGATGCCGGGATCGCGGCGGACGACGTCACCCTGCATGCGCTGCCGCTCTATCATTGCGCGCAGCTCGACGTGTTCTTTGGACCGTCGATCTATGTCGGCGCCACCAACATCATCACGGCGTTTCCGACGCCGGACAATCTGCTGCCGCTGATCGCGAAATATCACATCAGCTCGTTCTTCGCGCCACCCACCGTCTGGATCTCGATCCTGCGCTCGCCGCTGTTCGAGACCACGGACGTATCGACCCTGCGCAAGGGCTATTACGGCGCCTCGATCATGCCGGTCGAGGTGCTGCGCGAGCTGGCGCAGCGGCTGCCGAAGGTGCGCTTGTGGAACCTCTACGGCCAGACCGAGATCGCGCCGCTGGCGACGATGCTGGGGCCTGAGGATCAGCTGCGTAAGCCGGGCAGTTGCGGCCGCGCCGTTCTCAATGTCGAGACCCGCGTGGTGGACGATGACATGAATGATGTCGCGCCGGGCGCGGTCGGAGAAGTCGTGCACCGCTCGCCGCATCTCATGCTCGGCTACTTCCACGATGACGAGCGCACCGCCGCGGCCTTCCAGGGCGACTGGTTTCACTCCGGCGATCTCGCGACCATCGATGACGAAGGCTACATCACGATCGTCGATCGCAAGAAGGACATGATCAAGACCGGCGGCGAGAACGTCGCGAGCCGCGAGGTGGAGGAGGCGCTGTACCTGATCCCGGAAGTGTCCGAGGTCGCCGTCGTCGGCCTGCCGCATCCGCGCTGGGTCGAGGCCGTCGTGGCCATGGTCGTGGTCAAGTCCGGCTGCGAGCTGACGGAAGAGGCCGTGCTCAAGCAGGCGTCCGCCAGGCTGGCCTCGTTCAAGGCGCCCAAGCGTGTCGTCTTCGTCGATGCACTGCCGAAAAACCCGAGCGGCAAGCTCCTGAAGCGGCAGCTGCGCGAGGCCCATTCCGGGCTGTTCGCGCAAGGTTGA
- a CDS encoding FMN-binding glutamate synthase family protein: MDTLLLPFSPRFIVLTVCAVATALLLVLGIYDRKIFDLVLIPLLIFGALTLLGVRDLVQKSHAVLRNYPISAHLRFLLEEIRPEMRQYFFESEKDGMPFSRDTRAVVYQRAKMVLDKRPFGTQEDVYREGYEWMHHSVAPKPRAEEKYRVVIGGPDCARPYSASVFNISAMSFGALSPNAVRALNGGARKGGFAHDTGEGGFSPYHAEMGGDIIWEVGSGYFGCRHHDGSFDPEAFARVAATDQIKMVELKISQGAKPGHGGVLPAAKVSEEISKIRGVAMGEDCISPSAHRAFSTPVGMMQFIGEMRRLSGGKPAGFKLCIGHPWEFLAICKAMLETGIYPDFIVVDGNEGGTGAAPLEFMDHLGMPMREGVNFVHNALVGMNIRDRIRIGASGKIATAFDMARAMSIGADWCNSARGFMFALGCIQSLSCHTDRCPTGVTTQDPTRSRALVVPHKLERVYNYHHATLHALSELLAAAGLEHPQDLRPIHFSQRTSTTEVASFAKLYPALRPGELLDGTQDVRFRDAWAMARAETFAAVG; the protein is encoded by the coding sequence ATGGATACGCTGCTGCTTCCGTTCTCGCCGCGCTTCATCGTGCTGACGGTCTGTGCCGTCGCGACGGCTCTGCTGCTCGTGCTCGGCATCTATGACCGCAAGATCTTCGATCTCGTTCTGATTCCGCTGCTGATCTTCGGCGCGCTGACCTTGCTCGGCGTCCGGGATCTCGTGCAGAAGAGTCATGCGGTCTTGCGCAACTATCCGATCTCCGCGCATCTGCGGTTTCTGCTCGAAGAGATCCGGCCGGAGATGCGGCAGTATTTCTTCGAGAGCGAAAAGGACGGCATGCCGTTCTCGCGCGATACCCGTGCGGTGGTCTACCAGCGCGCCAAGATGGTGCTGGACAAGCGTCCGTTCGGCACCCAGGAGGATGTCTATCGGGAGGGCTACGAGTGGATGCATCACTCGGTGGCGCCCAAGCCGCGCGCGGAGGAGAAATACCGCGTCGTGATCGGCGGCCCCGACTGCGCAAGACCCTATTCGGCATCGGTCTTCAACATTTCCGCCATGAGCTTCGGCGCACTGAGTCCGAACGCGGTGCGCGCACTCAACGGCGGCGCCAGGAAGGGCGGCTTCGCGCACGACACCGGCGAGGGCGGCTTCAGCCCCTATCACGCCGAAATGGGCGGTGACATCATCTGGGAGGTCGGCTCCGGCTATTTCGGTTGCCGCCATCACGACGGCAGCTTCGACCCCGAGGCCTTCGCGCGCGTCGCGGCCACCGACCAGATCAAGATGGTCGAGCTCAAGATCAGCCAGGGCGCCAAGCCCGGCCATGGCGGCGTGCTGCCGGCCGCGAAAGTGTCGGAGGAGATTTCCAAGATCCGCGGCGTCGCGATGGGCGAGGACTGCATCTCGCCCTCGGCGCACCGCGCCTTTTCCACGCCTGTCGGGATGATGCAGTTCATCGGCGAGATGCGACGGCTGTCGGGCGGCAAGCCGGCCGGCTTCAAGCTGTGCATCGGCCATCCCTGGGAGTTTCTGGCGATCTGCAAGGCGATGCTGGAGACCGGCATCTACCCGGACTTCATCGTCGTCGACGGCAACGAGGGCGGCACAGGTGCGGCGCCGCTGGAGTTCATGGACCATCTCGGCATGCCGATGCGCGAGGGCGTCAACTTCGTGCACAATGCGCTGGTCGGGATGAACATCCGCGATCGCATCAGGATCGGCGCCTCCGGCAAGATCGCCACCGCCTTCGACATGGCGCGCGCGATGTCCATCGGCGCCGATTGGTGCAACTCGGCGCGCGGCTTCATGTTCGCGCTGGGTTGCATCCAGTCGTTGAGCTGCCACACCGACCGTTGCCCGACCGGTGTCACCACCCAGGATCCGACGCGCAGTCGCGCGCTCGTCGTTCCGCACAAGCTCGAGCGCGTCTACAACTATCACCACGCCACCCTGCATGCGTTGTCCGAACTGCTGGCCGCCGCCGGTCTCGAACATCCGCAGGACCTGCGCCCGATCCACTTCTCGCAGCGCACCTCGACCACCGAGGTCGCCTCCTTCGCCAAGCTCTATCCGGCGCTGCGGCCCGGAGAGCTGCTCGACGGCACCCAGGACGTTCGTTTCCGCGACGCCTGGGCGATGGCGCGGGCGGAGACGTTCGCGGCGGTGGGATAG
- a CDS encoding DUF4139 domain-containing protein, with translation MKPLMRLTHVAAVIAIFSVAAMPAMAGDLALKRVMLSAGGVAYLEHEAEVTDNAELTLDVPLGQVDDVLKSIVVYDNKGGVGSAQLAGRDPLSQIFNDLPFAADTLTSPAALLNALQGAEIKVGASKPIVGRLLQVVPETVQLGDRGTLTRNRVSVLTSTGLQQFMLEDADSVSFVDPALQAQVDKALSEIATHRAKDRRQIVLKIQGNGTRTLRVGYVVAASLWKANYRVTLPQDLKADKAHLQGWAVLENMSGQDWKGVELTLLSGNPVSFRQAIYEAYYVTRPEVPVEVLGRVLPKPDTGVLASEQARSNQEKRSATEYRDRTQVFHFGGGTSFGGEPAEAPKLQYDRAPSALTGKSPDADQQLISRALGTAEAEEGATQVSFRIPTAIRIGSGQSALVPIVERDLPIERLALLQFSTSTARPFASLRLRNDTAFGLPPGVLTIYEQTGAGMTYVGDARLAPFPVGESRLVSYAVDEKTKVAQETQSTWAISKAAIAQGVLTLTRTQRQMIVYRITAPATEDRRLIIEYPKSANWTLVEPAKAELTASTYRITVDLKAGEAKTVTIRLEAPVMETLSVANMEGAQIAAVTSTDSVAPAVKSAFAELARLRRVVDDKKTVEADLHSKLEALQSDQSRIRDNIGKIGPDSALYKRYLEKLAEQETQFETLQAAAAKAAADTQAARASVDAFIAKMTI, from the coding sequence ATGAAGCCCCTCATGCGCTTAACTCACGTCGCAGCCGTGATCGCCATATTCAGCGTGGCCGCGATGCCCGCCATGGCGGGGGATCTCGCGCTGAAGCGCGTCATGCTGTCAGCCGGCGGCGTCGCCTATCTCGAGCACGAGGCGGAGGTCACCGACAACGCCGAACTGACGCTCGATGTGCCGCTCGGCCAAGTTGACGACGTGCTCAAGTCGATCGTCGTCTATGACAATAAAGGCGGCGTCGGCAGTGCGCAGCTCGCCGGGCGCGATCCGCTCAGCCAGATATTCAACGACCTTCCGTTCGCCGCGGACACTCTTACCTCGCCGGCCGCATTGCTCAACGCCCTGCAGGGCGCGGAGATCAAGGTAGGGGCGAGCAAACCGATCGTCGGCCGGTTGCTTCAGGTGGTCCCCGAGACGGTGCAACTCGGCGACCGCGGCACCCTCACCCGCAACCGCGTCAGCGTGTTGACCAGTACCGGTCTTCAGCAGTTCATGCTCGAGGATGCCGACAGCGTGAGCTTCGTAGACCCGGCGCTGCAGGCGCAGGTCGATAAAGCGCTCAGCGAGATTGCAACGCATCGCGCCAAGGATCGCCGCCAGATCGTGCTCAAGATCCAGGGCAACGGCACGCGCACCTTGCGGGTCGGCTACGTCGTGGCAGCCTCACTGTGGAAGGCAAATTACCGCGTGACGTTGCCGCAGGACCTGAAGGCTGACAAGGCCCACCTGCAGGGCTGGGCCGTGCTGGAGAACATGAGCGGCCAGGACTGGAAGGGCGTCGAGCTGACATTGCTCTCGGGCAATCCGGTGAGCTTCCGGCAGGCAATCTATGAGGCCTATTATGTGACCCGTCCTGAGGTGCCGGTCGAGGTGCTGGGCCGCGTTCTGCCGAAACCCGACACCGGCGTCCTGGCGTCCGAACAGGCACGTTCCAACCAGGAGAAGCGATCAGCGACCGAATATCGAGATCGAACGCAAGTGTTTCACTTTGGGGGAGGAACATCATTCGGAGGAGAGCCGGCGGAAGCGCCAAAGCTCCAATATGATCGCGCTCCGAGTGCCCTGACGGGCAAATCGCCTGATGCGGACCAACAATTGATTTCCCGTGCTCTAGGCACCGCGGAAGCCGAGGAAGGCGCCACCCAGGTCTCTTTCCGCATTCCGACTGCCATCCGCATCGGCAGCGGCCAATCGGCGCTGGTGCCGATCGTCGAGCGCGATCTGCCGATCGAGCGGCTCGCCCTGCTTCAATTCTCCACCAGCACGGCGCGCCCGTTCGCCTCGCTCCGGCTGCGCAACGACACCGCGTTTGGCCTGCCGCCTGGCGTCCTCACCATCTACGAGCAAACCGGCGCAGGCATGACCTATGTCGGCGACGCCCGGCTGGCCCCGTTTCCGGTGGGTGAGAGCCGTCTGGTGAGCTACGCGGTCGATGAAAAGACCAAGGTCGCCCAAGAGACGCAGTCGACCTGGGCGATCAGCAAGGCCGCGATCGCACAGGGCGTCCTGACGCTCACGCGCACCCAGCGGCAAATGATCGTCTACCGGATCACGGCGCCGGCGACCGAGGATCGGCGGCTGATCATCGAATATCCGAAATCCGCGAATTGGACTCTGGTCGAGCCGGCCAAGGCCGAATTGACCGCATCGACCTATCGGATCACCGTCGACCTCAAGGCCGGCGAAGCAAAGACGGTGACGATCAGATTGGAAGCCCCGGTGATGGAGACATTGAGCGTCGCCAACATGGAGGGGGCTCAGATTGCCGCGGTGACCAGCACGGACAGCGTAGCTCCGGCAGTCAAGAGCGCCTTCGCGGAGCTTGCACGGCTGCGGCGTGTCGTCGACGACAAGAAGACTGTCGAGGCTGACCTTCACAGCAAGCTCGAGGCGCTGCAATCCGACCAGTCGCGCATCCGCGACAACATCGGCAAGATCGGTCCCGACAGCGCCCTGTACAAGCGCTATCTGGAGAAGCTGGCTGAGCAGGAGACACAATTCGAGACGCTGCAGGCAGCAGCCGCCAAGGCCGCGGCAGACACCCAGGCCGCGCGTGCGAGCGTGGATGCCTTCATTGCGAAAATGACGATCTGA
- a CDS encoding AAA-associated domain-containing protein, which yields MRDQVKDTSLIEIRSVSRLFPKGSGEDLVVLEKVDLTIRAGEIVGLLGRSGSGKSTLLRIIAGLVSPSSGEAKCRGEIIAGPPVGVAMVFQSFALFPWLTVLQNVELGLEALGIEAAERRKRALAAIDLIGLDGFESAFPKELSGGMRQRVGFARALVVHPDLLLMDEPFSALDVLTAETLRTDLVDLWTDGRLPIKSVLMVTHNIEEAVLMCDRILVFSSNPGRVAAEFKVDLPHPRNRLDAAFRQLVDSLYARMTQRPEPKLPSTASAGVGMVLSHVSSNSISGLVETLAGEPYNGHADLPVLAGHLQLEVDEIFPLAEALQLLRFGQLSEGDLTLTEAGRRFAHLDTDERKKLFAQHLMENVPLMGLIRRVLDDRPAHAAPAARFRIELEDYMSEHYADETLHTIVSWGRYAELFAYDEQSETFSLENPH from the coding sequence ATGCGCGACCAGGTCAAAGACACATCGCTGATCGAGATCAGAAGCGTGAGCCGGCTGTTTCCGAAGGGCAGCGGCGAGGATCTCGTCGTGCTGGAGAAGGTGGACCTCACGATCCGTGCCGGCGAGATCGTCGGCCTGCTCGGCCGCTCCGGCTCGGGCAAATCGACGCTTCTGCGCATCATCGCCGGGCTGGTGTCGCCCTCCTCAGGCGAAGCAAAATGCCGCGGCGAGATCATCGCAGGTCCCCCTGTTGGCGTCGCGATGGTGTTCCAGTCGTTCGCGCTGTTTCCCTGGCTCACCGTGCTGCAGAATGTGGAGCTCGGCCTGGAGGCGCTCGGCATCGAGGCGGCCGAGCGGCGCAAGCGGGCGCTCGCGGCGATCGACCTGATCGGCCTCGACGGCTTCGAATCCGCGTTTCCCAAGGAGCTGTCCGGCGGCATGCGCCAGCGCGTCGGCTTCGCGCGCGCACTGGTCGTGCATCCGGACCTCCTGCTGATGGACGAGCCGTTCTCGGCACTCGACGTGCTGACGGCCGAGACACTCCGCACCGACCTCGTCGATCTCTGGACCGACGGACGGCTGCCGATCAAGTCGGTGCTGATGGTGACGCACAACATCGAGGAGGCCGTGCTGATGTGCGACCGCATCCTGGTGTTCTCCTCCAATCCCGGCCGCGTCGCCGCCGAGTTCAAGGTCGACCTGCCGCATCCGCGCAACCGGCTCGATGCGGCGTTCCGCCAGCTGGTCGACAGTCTTTATGCGCGCATGACGCAGCGGCCCGAGCCGAAGCTGCCGAGCACCGCGAGCGCCGGTGTCGGCATGGTGCTGAGCCACGTGTCATCGAACTCGATCTCAGGCCTGGTCGAGACGCTCGCCGGCGAACCCTATAATGGGCATGCCGACCTGCCGGTCCTGGCGGGCCATCTGCAGCTCGAGGTCGACGAGATCTTTCCGTTGGCCGAGGCGCTGCAGCTGCTGCGCTTCGGCCAGCTCAGCGAAGGCGATCTGACCTTGACCGAGGCCGGACGGCGGTTCGCCCATCTCGATACCGACGAACGCAAGAAGCTGTTCGCGCAGCACCTGATGGAGAACGTGCCGCTGATGGGGCTGATCCGCCGCGTACTCGACGACCGCCCCGCGCACGCCGCTCCGGCCGCGCGCTTCCGCATCGAGCTCGAGGACTACATGTCCGAGCACTATGCCGACGAGACGCTGCACACCATCGTGTCATGGGGCCGCTATGCCGAGCTGTTCGCCTATGACGAGCAGTCCGAGACCTTCAGCCTGGAGAACCCGCATTGA